The proteins below are encoded in one region of Oryzias melastigma strain HK-1 linkage group LG7, ASM292280v2, whole genome shotgun sequence:
- the plekhm2 gene encoding pleckstrin homology domain-containing family M member 2 isoform X3: MEPLKVKDRILENISLSVKKLQSYFAACEDETPAIRNHDRVLQRLCEHLDHALLYGLQDISSGYWVLVLHFTRREAVRQIDELSHIATNLGRSRAWLYLALSESSLESYLRLFQENQGLLQKYYFKNALVCSHDHLTLFVTLVSGLEFIRFDLDLDVPYLDVAPYMPEYYKPQNLLDFEERLPSSDSLSLHSFTSLTSTNLEWDDSAIAPSSEDYDFGDIFPVLQSLPSADWEEGDLTDQASCPQSSGSDPQTVISEMVLLSGSAKGKSAPHLSPRSPTSRHNPFNEDSDTNPSANVTPVHVAESRNISGAEDGTGGVQLEVIRMAKRRKPAKKRREKGSTDSYGSICNSGSSERVELDHNGTTPEEGGSINSTLVQLDSEGEPSRSRGGSQVVDEDEGQGDLLRLPKMADTSMESVGQPLRDVMDRLSGSWENPGGVKEEEVCDEAPEPPAQLPFREGSEGKPPDPSVPAQNSSSQHAFPTSPDTYCFTPNGPDSADSSGGHHDSAGLSQPETPSVGSEDEGEAEASGGHQMKEESADGAENTTMTAPEEAGSREPQRRPSEGSHPAEFRVDNNHLLLLMIHVFRENEEQLFKMVRMSTGHMEGDLQPLYLLLTDSYIYMLRKGAAEKPYTVEDAVSYNELDYVSVGLDQQAVTLVCTNRRRKFLLDTADSSLTVWFLAVLQSAMVQGCREPPYPCVLTDATMEKLALTKFVSQECSCESGSHTSGLSSNTKEGSLQYRCGTSYLGKELWKSCYLVLSNGILYLYAERTDVTPVLSVTMGGEHCGGCRRSSSTEHPHVFQVILTERPPLVLSANDEQEMADWMQLLCQSVSKGVIPQGVTPSPCIPCCLVVTKEKLLTCHQDCQTSFFRSLGSADICDITSVSLEPDKEYCIIEFAADRTQFLPPWVLYFSGCEERGRLLLSLDRAWKAIFQVDLLHKDVFDALVQKRCGEALELMKSAWQRADSLARGRAQREPWC, translated from the exons ATGGAGCCGCTGAAAGTCAAGGACCGCATTCTGGAGAACATCTCCCTGTCCGTCAAGAAG TTACAGAGTTATTTTGCCGCCTGTGAGGACGAAACTCCGGCTATCCGGAACCACGACCGTGTTCTTCAGCGTCTGTGTGAACACCTCGACCACGCTCTGCTCTATGG GCTGCAGGACATCTCATCGGGATACTGGGTTCTGGTCCTGCACTTCACCAGGAGAGAAGCTGTCCGGCAAATCGATGAGCTCAGTCACATCGCAACCAACCTGGGTCGAA GCCGGGCCTGGCTGTATCTGGCTCTGAGCGAGAGCTCTCTGGAGAGCTACCTGCGCCTCTTCCAGGAGAACCAAGGACTGCTGCAGAAGTATTATTTCAA GAACGCCTTGGTTTGCAGTCACGACCACCTCACCCTGTTTGTCACGCTGGTCTCGGGTCTGGAGTTCATTCGCTTCGATCTGGACCTG GACGTTCCCTATCTGGACGTGGCCCCCTACATGCCCGAGTACTACAAACCCCAGAACCTGCTGGACTTTGAGGAACGGCTGCCCAGTTCAGACAGCCTGTCCCTGCATTCCTTCACGTCTCTCACCTCAACCAACCTGGAGTGGGATGACAGCGCCATCGCTCCATCCAGTGAAG ATTATGATTTTGGTGACATCTTCCCCGTGTTGCAGTCATTGCCAAGTGCAGACTGGGAAG AGGGGGACCTGACCGATCAGGCTAGCTGCCCTCAGTCGAGCGGCTCTGACCCCCAGACCGTCATCAGCGAGATGGTCCTGCTTTCTGGCTCTGCAAAGGGGAAGTCGGCACCGCACCTTTCTCCACGCAGCCCCACCTCCCGACACAACCCCTTCAACGAGGACTCCGACACCAATCCCTCGGCCAACGTCACACCAGTCCACGTGGCTGAGAGCCGCAACATCAGTGGCGCAGAGGATGGGACCGGCGGCGTCCAGCTGGAGGTCATCAG GATGGCCAAACGAAGGAAACCAGCTAAGAAACGACGAGAAAAAGGCTCCACGGATTCCTACGGCAGCATCTGTAACTCTGGTTCCTCTGAGCGCGTGGAACTGGACCACAACGGCACCACGCCAGAGGAGGGGGGGTCCATCAACAGCACTTTAGTCCAGCTGGACAGTGAAGGAGAGCCGAGCAGGAGCAGAGGTGGATCCCAGGTGGTTGATGAAGATGAAGGCCAGGGGGATCTCCTACGGCTCCCCAAAATGGCGGACACCTCCATGGAGAGTGTTGGCCAGCCACTCAGGGACGTCATGGATCGGCTCAGTGGTTCCTGGGAGAACCCAGGAGGAGTAAAAGAGGAGGAAGTTTGTGATGAAGCACCTGAGCCTCCCGCACAGCTGCCCTTTCGAGAGGGTTCAGAGGGAAAGCCACCGGACCCGTCTGTCCCGGCCCAGAACTCCagctcccagcatgcctttCCCACGTCTCCAGACACATACTGCTTTACCCCCAACGGTCCAGACTCTGCTGACTCGAGTGGTGGCCACCATGACTCTGCAGGGCTTAGCCAGCCAGAAACTCCATCAGTTGGCTCTGAGGATGAAGGAGAGGCAGAAGCATCAGGAGGACACCAAATGAAGGAGGAGAGCGCCGATGGAGCAGAGAACACCACCATGACGGCGCCGGAGGAAGCAGGAAGCAGAGAGCCGCAGCGACGTCCATCTGAAGGATCTCATCCTGCAGAGTTCAG AGTGGACAACAACCACCTGCTTCTCCTGATGATCCACGTGTTCCGAGAAAACGAGGAGCAGCTGTTCAAG ATGGTGAGGATGAGTACGGGTCACATGGAGGGGGACCTGCAGCCGCTCTACCTGCTGCTCACAGACTCTTACATCTACATGCTGAGAAAAG GTGCAGCAGAGAAGCCGTACACCGTGGAAGACGCCGTCTCCTACAACGAGCTGGACTACGTTTCT GTGGGTCTGGATCAGCAGGCGGTGACGCTGGTCTGCACCAACAGACGAAGGAAGTTCCTGTTGGACACGGCAGATTCCTCTCTGACCGT ATGGTTCCTGGCTGTTCTTCAGTCCGCTATGGTGCAAGGATGCCGGGAGCCTCCTTATCCCTGTGTTCTGACAGACGCCACCATGGAGAAGCTGGCTCTGACCAAGTTTGTGTCCCAGGAGTGTTCATGTGAG AGCGGCTCACACACCTCAGGACTGTCCTCCAACACTAAAGAAGGAAGTCTGCAGTACCGATGTGGAACCTCATACCTGGGCAAGGAGCTGTGGAAGAGCTGCTACCTGGTCCTGAG TAATGGGATCCTGTACCTGTATGCAGAGAGAACTGACGTCACACCTGTCCTGTCTGTCACCATGGG TGGTGAACACTGTGGAGGCTGCCGTCGGTCCAGCAGCACAGAGCACCCCCATGTGTTTCAAGTCATCCTGACGGAGCGCCCCCCTCTGGTACTCAGCGCAAACGACGAGCAGGAAATGGCGGACTGGATGCAGCTGCTCTGCCAGTCCGTCTCTAAAGGA GTCATCCCTCAGGGTGTGACCCCCTCACCTTGTATCCCCTGCTGTCTGGTGGTGACAAAAGAAAAGCTCCTCACCTGCCATCAGGACTGTCAGACCAGCTTCTTCCGGTCTTTGGGAAGTGCCGACATCTGTGATATCACCAGCGTCAGCCTGGAGCCCGACAAGGAGTACTGCATCATT GAGTTTGCAGCAGATCGGACACAGTTCCTTCCTCCGTGGGTTCTGTACTTCAGCGGCTGTGAGGAGAGAGGTCGTCTTCTGCTGTCGTTGGACAGAGCATGGAAAGCCATCTTTCAG GTGGACCTTCTCCATAAAGACGTGTTTGATGCGCTGGTGCAGAAGCGCTGTGGGGAGGCTCTGGAGCTGATGAAGAGCGCCTGGCAGCGGGCAGACAGTCTGGCTCGAGGCAGAGCCCAGCGGGAACCGTGGTGCTGA
- the plekhm2 gene encoding pleckstrin homology domain-containing family M member 2 isoform X1, which translates to MEPLKVKDRILENISLSVKKLQSYFAACEDETPAIRNHDRVLQRLCEHLDHALLYGLQDISSGYWVLVLHFTRREAVRQIDELSHIATNLGRSRAWLYLALSESSLESYLRLFQENQGLLQKYYFKNALVCSHDHLTLFVTLVSGLEFIRFDLDLDVPYLDVAPYMPEYYKPQNLLDFEERLPSSDSLSLHSFTSLTSTNLEWDDSAIAPSSEDYDFGDIFPVLQSLPSADWEEGDLTDQASCPQSSGSDPQTVISEMVLLSGSAKGKSAPHLSPRSPTSRHNPFNEDSDTNPSANVTPVHVAESRNISGAEDGTGGVQLEVIRMAKRRKPAKKRREKGSTDSYGSICNSGSSERVELDHNGTTPEEGGSINSTLVQLDSEGEPSRSRGGSQVVDEDEGQGDLLRLPKMADTSMESVGQPLRDVMDRLSGSWENPGGVKEEEVCDEAPEPPAQLPFREGSEGKPPDPSVPAQNSSSQHAFPTSPDTYCFTPNGPDSADSSGGHHDSAGLSQPETPSVGSEDEGEAEASGGHQMKEESADGAENTTMTAPEEAGSREPQRRPSEGSHPAEFRVDNNHLLLLMIHVFRENEEQLFKMVRMSTGHMEGDLQPLYLLLTDSYIYMLRKGAAEKPYTVEDAVSYNELDYVSVGLDQQAVTLVCTNRRRKFLLDTADSSLTVWFLAVLQSAMVQGCREPPYPCVLTDATMEKLALTKFVSQECSCEVSEVSILLYSLVHWEDPMDMTLSPQSGSHTSGLSSNTKEGSLQYRCGTSYLGKELWKSCYLVLSNGILYLYAERTDVTPVLSVTMGGEHCGGCRRSSSTEHPHVFQVILTERPPLVLSANDEQEMADWMQLLCQSVSKGVIPQGVTPSPCIPCCLVVTKEKLLTCHQDCQTSFFRSLGSADICDITSVSLEPDKEYCIIEFAADRTQFLPPWVLYFSGCEERGRLLLSLDRAWKAIFQVDLLHKDVFDALVQKRCGEALELMKSAWQRADSLARGRAQREPWC; encoded by the exons ATGGAGCCGCTGAAAGTCAAGGACCGCATTCTGGAGAACATCTCCCTGTCCGTCAAGAAG TTACAGAGTTATTTTGCCGCCTGTGAGGACGAAACTCCGGCTATCCGGAACCACGACCGTGTTCTTCAGCGTCTGTGTGAACACCTCGACCACGCTCTGCTCTATGG GCTGCAGGACATCTCATCGGGATACTGGGTTCTGGTCCTGCACTTCACCAGGAGAGAAGCTGTCCGGCAAATCGATGAGCTCAGTCACATCGCAACCAACCTGGGTCGAA GCCGGGCCTGGCTGTATCTGGCTCTGAGCGAGAGCTCTCTGGAGAGCTACCTGCGCCTCTTCCAGGAGAACCAAGGACTGCTGCAGAAGTATTATTTCAA GAACGCCTTGGTTTGCAGTCACGACCACCTCACCCTGTTTGTCACGCTGGTCTCGGGTCTGGAGTTCATTCGCTTCGATCTGGACCTG GACGTTCCCTATCTGGACGTGGCCCCCTACATGCCCGAGTACTACAAACCCCAGAACCTGCTGGACTTTGAGGAACGGCTGCCCAGTTCAGACAGCCTGTCCCTGCATTCCTTCACGTCTCTCACCTCAACCAACCTGGAGTGGGATGACAGCGCCATCGCTCCATCCAGTGAAG ATTATGATTTTGGTGACATCTTCCCCGTGTTGCAGTCATTGCCAAGTGCAGACTGGGAAG AGGGGGACCTGACCGATCAGGCTAGCTGCCCTCAGTCGAGCGGCTCTGACCCCCAGACCGTCATCAGCGAGATGGTCCTGCTTTCTGGCTCTGCAAAGGGGAAGTCGGCACCGCACCTTTCTCCACGCAGCCCCACCTCCCGACACAACCCCTTCAACGAGGACTCCGACACCAATCCCTCGGCCAACGTCACACCAGTCCACGTGGCTGAGAGCCGCAACATCAGTGGCGCAGAGGATGGGACCGGCGGCGTCCAGCTGGAGGTCATCAG GATGGCCAAACGAAGGAAACCAGCTAAGAAACGACGAGAAAAAGGCTCCACGGATTCCTACGGCAGCATCTGTAACTCTGGTTCCTCTGAGCGCGTGGAACTGGACCACAACGGCACCACGCCAGAGGAGGGGGGGTCCATCAACAGCACTTTAGTCCAGCTGGACAGTGAAGGAGAGCCGAGCAGGAGCAGAGGTGGATCCCAGGTGGTTGATGAAGATGAAGGCCAGGGGGATCTCCTACGGCTCCCCAAAATGGCGGACACCTCCATGGAGAGTGTTGGCCAGCCACTCAGGGACGTCATGGATCGGCTCAGTGGTTCCTGGGAGAACCCAGGAGGAGTAAAAGAGGAGGAAGTTTGTGATGAAGCACCTGAGCCTCCCGCACAGCTGCCCTTTCGAGAGGGTTCAGAGGGAAAGCCACCGGACCCGTCTGTCCCGGCCCAGAACTCCagctcccagcatgcctttCCCACGTCTCCAGACACATACTGCTTTACCCCCAACGGTCCAGACTCTGCTGACTCGAGTGGTGGCCACCATGACTCTGCAGGGCTTAGCCAGCCAGAAACTCCATCAGTTGGCTCTGAGGATGAAGGAGAGGCAGAAGCATCAGGAGGACACCAAATGAAGGAGGAGAGCGCCGATGGAGCAGAGAACACCACCATGACGGCGCCGGAGGAAGCAGGAAGCAGAGAGCCGCAGCGACGTCCATCTGAAGGATCTCATCCTGCAGAGTTCAG AGTGGACAACAACCACCTGCTTCTCCTGATGATCCACGTGTTCCGAGAAAACGAGGAGCAGCTGTTCAAG ATGGTGAGGATGAGTACGGGTCACATGGAGGGGGACCTGCAGCCGCTCTACCTGCTGCTCACAGACTCTTACATCTACATGCTGAGAAAAG GTGCAGCAGAGAAGCCGTACACCGTGGAAGACGCCGTCTCCTACAACGAGCTGGACTACGTTTCT GTGGGTCTGGATCAGCAGGCGGTGACGCTGGTCTGCACCAACAGACGAAGGAAGTTCCTGTTGGACACGGCAGATTCCTCTCTGACCGT ATGGTTCCTGGCTGTTCTTCAGTCCGCTATGGTGCAAGGATGCCGGGAGCCTCCTTATCCCTGTGTTCTGACAGACGCCACCATGGAGAAGCTGGCTCTGACCAAGTTTGTGTCCCAGGAGTGTTCATGTGAG gTTTCTGAAGTCTCTATTCTGCTCTATTCACTGGTTCATTGGGAGGATCCGATGGACATGACTCTCTCTCCCCAGAGCGGCTCACACACCTCAGGACTGTCCTCCAACACTAAAGAAGGAAGTCTGCAGTACCGATGTGGAACCTCATACCTGGGCAAGGAGCTGTGGAAGAGCTGCTACCTGGTCCTGAG TAATGGGATCCTGTACCTGTATGCAGAGAGAACTGACGTCACACCTGTCCTGTCTGTCACCATGGG TGGTGAACACTGTGGAGGCTGCCGTCGGTCCAGCAGCACAGAGCACCCCCATGTGTTTCAAGTCATCCTGACGGAGCGCCCCCCTCTGGTACTCAGCGCAAACGACGAGCAGGAAATGGCGGACTGGATGCAGCTGCTCTGCCAGTCCGTCTCTAAAGGA GTCATCCCTCAGGGTGTGACCCCCTCACCTTGTATCCCCTGCTGTCTGGTGGTGACAAAAGAAAAGCTCCTCACCTGCCATCAGGACTGTCAGACCAGCTTCTTCCGGTCTTTGGGAAGTGCCGACATCTGTGATATCACCAGCGTCAGCCTGGAGCCCGACAAGGAGTACTGCATCATT GAGTTTGCAGCAGATCGGACACAGTTCCTTCCTCCGTGGGTTCTGTACTTCAGCGGCTGTGAGGAGAGAGGTCGTCTTCTGCTGTCGTTGGACAGAGCATGGAAAGCCATCTTTCAG GTGGACCTTCTCCATAAAGACGTGTTTGATGCGCTGGTGCAGAAGCGCTGTGGGGAGGCTCTGGAGCTGATGAAGAGCGCCTGGCAGCGGGCAGACAGTCTGGCTCGAGGCAGAGCCCAGCGGGAACCGTGGTGCTGA
- the plekhm2 gene encoding pleckstrin homology domain-containing family M member 2 isoform X2, with protein sequence MEPLKVKDRILENISLSVKKLQSYFAACEDETPAIRNHDRVLQRLCEHLDHALLYGLQDISSGYWVLVLHFTRREAVRQIDELSHIATNLGRSRAWLYLALSESSLESYLRLFQENQGLLQKYYFKNALVCSHDHLTLFVTLVSGLEFIRFDLDLDVPYLDVAPYMPEYYKPQNLLDFEERLPSSDSLSLHSFTSLTSTNLEWDDSAIAPSSEEGDLTDQASCPQSSGSDPQTVISEMVLLSGSAKGKSAPHLSPRSPTSRHNPFNEDSDTNPSANVTPVHVAESRNISGAEDGTGGVQLEVIRMAKRRKPAKKRREKGSTDSYGSICNSGSSERVELDHNGTTPEEGGSINSTLVQLDSEGEPSRSRGGSQVVDEDEGQGDLLRLPKMADTSMESVGQPLRDVMDRLSGSWENPGGVKEEEVCDEAPEPPAQLPFREGSEGKPPDPSVPAQNSSSQHAFPTSPDTYCFTPNGPDSADSSGGHHDSAGLSQPETPSVGSEDEGEAEASGGHQMKEESADGAENTTMTAPEEAGSREPQRRPSEGSHPAEFRVDNNHLLLLMIHVFRENEEQLFKMVRMSTGHMEGDLQPLYLLLTDSYIYMLRKGAAEKPYTVEDAVSYNELDYVSVGLDQQAVTLVCTNRRRKFLLDTADSSLTVWFLAVLQSAMVQGCREPPYPCVLTDATMEKLALTKFVSQECSCEVSEVSILLYSLVHWEDPMDMTLSPQSGSHTSGLSSNTKEGSLQYRCGTSYLGKELWKSCYLVLSNGILYLYAERTDVTPVLSVTMGGEHCGGCRRSSSTEHPHVFQVILTERPPLVLSANDEQEMADWMQLLCQSVSKGVIPQGVTPSPCIPCCLVVTKEKLLTCHQDCQTSFFRSLGSADICDITSVSLEPDKEYCIIEFAADRTQFLPPWVLYFSGCEERGRLLLSLDRAWKAIFQVDLLHKDVFDALVQKRCGEALELMKSAWQRADSLARGRAQREPWC encoded by the exons ATGGAGCCGCTGAAAGTCAAGGACCGCATTCTGGAGAACATCTCCCTGTCCGTCAAGAAG TTACAGAGTTATTTTGCCGCCTGTGAGGACGAAACTCCGGCTATCCGGAACCACGACCGTGTTCTTCAGCGTCTGTGTGAACACCTCGACCACGCTCTGCTCTATGG GCTGCAGGACATCTCATCGGGATACTGGGTTCTGGTCCTGCACTTCACCAGGAGAGAAGCTGTCCGGCAAATCGATGAGCTCAGTCACATCGCAACCAACCTGGGTCGAA GCCGGGCCTGGCTGTATCTGGCTCTGAGCGAGAGCTCTCTGGAGAGCTACCTGCGCCTCTTCCAGGAGAACCAAGGACTGCTGCAGAAGTATTATTTCAA GAACGCCTTGGTTTGCAGTCACGACCACCTCACCCTGTTTGTCACGCTGGTCTCGGGTCTGGAGTTCATTCGCTTCGATCTGGACCTG GACGTTCCCTATCTGGACGTGGCCCCCTACATGCCCGAGTACTACAAACCCCAGAACCTGCTGGACTTTGAGGAACGGCTGCCCAGTTCAGACAGCCTGTCCCTGCATTCCTTCACGTCTCTCACCTCAACCAACCTGGAGTGGGATGACAGCGCCATCGCTCCATCCAGTGAAG AGGGGGACCTGACCGATCAGGCTAGCTGCCCTCAGTCGAGCGGCTCTGACCCCCAGACCGTCATCAGCGAGATGGTCCTGCTTTCTGGCTCTGCAAAGGGGAAGTCGGCACCGCACCTTTCTCCACGCAGCCCCACCTCCCGACACAACCCCTTCAACGAGGACTCCGACACCAATCCCTCGGCCAACGTCACACCAGTCCACGTGGCTGAGAGCCGCAACATCAGTGGCGCAGAGGATGGGACCGGCGGCGTCCAGCTGGAGGTCATCAG GATGGCCAAACGAAGGAAACCAGCTAAGAAACGACGAGAAAAAGGCTCCACGGATTCCTACGGCAGCATCTGTAACTCTGGTTCCTCTGAGCGCGTGGAACTGGACCACAACGGCACCACGCCAGAGGAGGGGGGGTCCATCAACAGCACTTTAGTCCAGCTGGACAGTGAAGGAGAGCCGAGCAGGAGCAGAGGTGGATCCCAGGTGGTTGATGAAGATGAAGGCCAGGGGGATCTCCTACGGCTCCCCAAAATGGCGGACACCTCCATGGAGAGTGTTGGCCAGCCACTCAGGGACGTCATGGATCGGCTCAGTGGTTCCTGGGAGAACCCAGGAGGAGTAAAAGAGGAGGAAGTTTGTGATGAAGCACCTGAGCCTCCCGCACAGCTGCCCTTTCGAGAGGGTTCAGAGGGAAAGCCACCGGACCCGTCTGTCCCGGCCCAGAACTCCagctcccagcatgcctttCCCACGTCTCCAGACACATACTGCTTTACCCCCAACGGTCCAGACTCTGCTGACTCGAGTGGTGGCCACCATGACTCTGCAGGGCTTAGCCAGCCAGAAACTCCATCAGTTGGCTCTGAGGATGAAGGAGAGGCAGAAGCATCAGGAGGACACCAAATGAAGGAGGAGAGCGCCGATGGAGCAGAGAACACCACCATGACGGCGCCGGAGGAAGCAGGAAGCAGAGAGCCGCAGCGACGTCCATCTGAAGGATCTCATCCTGCAGAGTTCAG AGTGGACAACAACCACCTGCTTCTCCTGATGATCCACGTGTTCCGAGAAAACGAGGAGCAGCTGTTCAAG ATGGTGAGGATGAGTACGGGTCACATGGAGGGGGACCTGCAGCCGCTCTACCTGCTGCTCACAGACTCTTACATCTACATGCTGAGAAAAG GTGCAGCAGAGAAGCCGTACACCGTGGAAGACGCCGTCTCCTACAACGAGCTGGACTACGTTTCT GTGGGTCTGGATCAGCAGGCGGTGACGCTGGTCTGCACCAACAGACGAAGGAAGTTCCTGTTGGACACGGCAGATTCCTCTCTGACCGT ATGGTTCCTGGCTGTTCTTCAGTCCGCTATGGTGCAAGGATGCCGGGAGCCTCCTTATCCCTGTGTTCTGACAGACGCCACCATGGAGAAGCTGGCTCTGACCAAGTTTGTGTCCCAGGAGTGTTCATGTGAG gTTTCTGAAGTCTCTATTCTGCTCTATTCACTGGTTCATTGGGAGGATCCGATGGACATGACTCTCTCTCCCCAGAGCGGCTCACACACCTCAGGACTGTCCTCCAACACTAAAGAAGGAAGTCTGCAGTACCGATGTGGAACCTCATACCTGGGCAAGGAGCTGTGGAAGAGCTGCTACCTGGTCCTGAG TAATGGGATCCTGTACCTGTATGCAGAGAGAACTGACGTCACACCTGTCCTGTCTGTCACCATGGG TGGTGAACACTGTGGAGGCTGCCGTCGGTCCAGCAGCACAGAGCACCCCCATGTGTTTCAAGTCATCCTGACGGAGCGCCCCCCTCTGGTACTCAGCGCAAACGACGAGCAGGAAATGGCGGACTGGATGCAGCTGCTCTGCCAGTCCGTCTCTAAAGGA GTCATCCCTCAGGGTGTGACCCCCTCACCTTGTATCCCCTGCTGTCTGGTGGTGACAAAAGAAAAGCTCCTCACCTGCCATCAGGACTGTCAGACCAGCTTCTTCCGGTCTTTGGGAAGTGCCGACATCTGTGATATCACCAGCGTCAGCCTGGAGCCCGACAAGGAGTACTGCATCATT GAGTTTGCAGCAGATCGGACACAGTTCCTTCCTCCGTGGGTTCTGTACTTCAGCGGCTGTGAGGAGAGAGGTCGTCTTCTGCTGTCGTTGGACAGAGCATGGAAAGCCATCTTTCAG GTGGACCTTCTCCATAAAGACGTGTTTGATGCGCTGGTGCAGAAGCGCTGTGGGGAGGCTCTGGAGCTGATGAAGAGCGCCTGGCAGCGGGCAGACAGTCTGGCTCGAGGCAGAGCCCAGCGGGAACCGTGGTGCTGA